The sequence TTTCcaaaaatacatataccTATTTTAGAATTTTGATTAAGACAAATATCTATGATATATGGAGAATTATGATAAGGTTCTACATATTGATCAAAGgatatatgaaaaaaattttttaaaagattgATTAATTCATCatgaattttatttttcattttgacagcatccttttcttttttataaatgataaaattatttcttaAGAGTTTACATTTTTCATGAGTACAATATGAATACAGTGTATCTAAACAAGTTATGTTAATTAATGTTTTTGGTATTTCTTTAAAGGAAGAATCAGCGATTTGGTGTAATCTTTTAAATGcttcattttcatttggATTTCtcttaaaaaatgtaatatttaatattttatcgAAGTTTGTGTGTGTTTTATGATAATTAGCTACTATAAAAGACCATGTAATATTAACAaaacaatttttatatataacattattaataatattaagattatctttatttattagatctattattaaattatatgcACTGTCAAATAATggtttatatattatatttatatatgcaCAACACCATAAAAAAGTAGATATGTCaattaatttcttttttattatatcccattctttatataatttttcaatcaatattttatatatatcttcatcatatatattcattttgaCTACAGATGATAACAATTTCATTACTTGAAATACACTTAAtctatttaatatataattatcttTAATATATCCAAATAATAGTTCTATGTAATTTCGATGATACCAAGATATTTTGCATAAACTTAATATAGGATATATCcacaaacatatattttttgcATTTATCAATTCATTACTTTTctcatatataatatctaaaaaattattatataaaattattcttttattatatgtactGAAACATACAATACTATATACTATATCTTCTATATCTAATTTTTCTAAACAttcaatattttcatttatcatttcatatattttatttacacAAGTTTTTACATCTTCACtgttctttttattatattccaAATATTTCAGACActgtattatttttataatattatcttcatACATAGTATTATGAACTGATTTTTCCATAAACACCTTACTAATAGCGCCTTTTGCTCCCAAATACATCGTATCATAAGGTGCGTACATTTTAGAGGGGCTCTCCTTCTTATCTCTTTCAACATTAGTACACATATCAACACATGTATTTACTTTTGTCGACTTATTTAGATATTgatcttttttttcttcccTTTGTTGTATATTTCCCACACGCATTATGATATTTTGCGCTATCAAGCCTTTAAGTTCAACATActtatcatttttattaaaagcgttagttatttttaataagaGCTGAACAAAATTTAAGTTGACGTTTAATgattgtatatatttgtttttaattatatctATAGAAAGATCATAAAATTTTGAATATTCTTTACAAAAACGATGAAAACAATAAATCATACattttaattcttcatAATTGAATTcgtgtattttttttaaacataaGAAATATATCTTATCTAAATAATGCTTAGTCCTTAAACTATGTGTATAACACTGTAAAGTAAAAAAGCATAACACAtcatttttcatattattaatatattgtattaaataat is a genomic window of Plasmodium reichenowi strain SY57 chromosome Unknown, whole genome shotgun sequence containing:
- a CDS encoding RAP protein, putative, giving the protein MRKVSIKYINSRIYHSRRYLSRNQFYSFFSCNKNEEALIKSKNDDFLIDESYNNVEFDEYISPSFSFDINIDDDKWKKKEEIEYNKFIEKTKKDSINPSTFFNTQKITKHIKNTSGNSNYEKIQIQNIHIDNNISSNVVTSNNSTPHRVELFYENQNIYEDDINIFLKNSSDDITLQEGDIIKKLIYLDNNYKRLQYGNKKICTYLNSILDLLERGSTDTHKDGVVKTRKGNEKNEENEKNEENEKNEKNEKNEENEKNEEDKVDKEYEENKVDILDKDNKERAEIETEIETEIETEIENETVGGGHIKYLHGHIFNNIYEDRFSLNNHKYEKLVTNFTKFPGYYTNMFFKLIVENVQSLTYNNLVFTLNLLDHLNMKNMMRDLSYEVIKMLNKKKKNDQEDILHNDNINKKENNKINDIENNIKLCVHYINILNSHSLYFCEFYDYLIQYINNMKNDVLCFFTLQCYTHSLRTKHYLDKIYFLCLKKIHEFNYEELKCMIYCFHRFCKEYSKFYDLSIDIIKNKYIQSLNVNLNFVQLLLKITNAFNKNDKYVELKGLIAQNIIMRVGNIQQREEKKDQYLNKSTKVNTCVDMCTNVERDKKESPSKMYAPYDTMYLGAKGAISKVFMEKSVHNTMYEDNIIKIIQCLKYLEYNKKNSEDVKTCVNKIYEMINENIECLEKLDIEDIVYSIVCFSTYNKRIILYNNFLDIIYEKSNELINAKNICLWIYPILSLCKISWYHRNYIELLFGYIKDNYILNRLSVFQVMKLLSSVVKMNIYDEDIYKILIEKLYKEWDIIKKKLIDISTFLWCCAYINIIYKPLFDSAYNLIIDLINKDNLNIINNVIYKNCFVNITWSFIVANYHKTHTNFDKILNITFFKRNPNENEAFKRLHQIADSSFKEIPKTLINITCLDTLYSYCTHEKCKLLRNNFIIYKKEKDAVKMKNKIHDELINLLKNFFHISFDQYVEPYHNSPYIIDICLNQNSKIGICIFGKEYLMRTLKKSSWDFMNTGIVTLQMRILHAHGWKIIPINAGEWLQLNFDQKKNLLSEYFKQYSIQI